In the genome of Borrelia hispanica CRI, the window CTTAGTAATACCATTTTCTTCATATCTTTTAACAATACTTTTTATTGGCTTTCTATACCCATAATAAATACCTAAAAATTTATCTCCTTCTTTTATAGAAAAAAGTCTAAAATATTCTGCTTTTTCTTCGTTAAACAATCCTTTAAACGATATAAAAAAACCATGCTTTCGGTTTTTATAAATTCCAAATGTGTATAAATCTTTCATGATTTTAGTATGGTATATTCTTTTACCTTCGATTTCTTCTATCTTAATAAAAAGAGATTTTTTCTCTTTTGGTATCAATTTTACTTTTTTTTTTTCTAAAATATTTAATTCATGCTCCATAATAAATCCTTAAGTTACAGCTTTATTAAATTCAGAGTGTTTTAAATGTTCCTTCTGGTTTTCTATCAAATCTAAAAGTTCATAGTAATACTGGTTATTAAATACCTTTTTATATTCTAATTTCTCTTGCCTTTTTAAATACTCTTTCAATTTTGGTATGAGAATTTCTATCTTTACTTTTTGTCTCAATTGATCAAGTAGTATGCTAAATATATTGTTTTTAAGATCTTCATA includes:
- a CDS encoding DUF226 domain-containing protein; this translates as MEHELNILEKKKVKLIPKEKKSLFIKIEEIEGKRIYHTKIMKDLYTFGIYKNRKHGFFISFKGLFNEEKAEYFRLFSIKEGDKFLGIYYGYRKPIKSIVKRYEENGITKTVSFSKIYYIEFRFRKGSVFCYLKGIAYLLKKDRVYRRYYRSLIKLLIGLEKEVYEFYGKKFLEGGLITKWIRKNQK